Below is a genomic region from Lemur catta isolate mLemCat1 chromosome 15, mLemCat1.pri, whole genome shotgun sequence.
CCTGCCCCTTTGTGCCCTGCCAGCCTGCCCTCTGCAGGCCTCTCTGGGAACTGCAGCCCCCCCAGTCCCAGGTCTCTGTGCACCCTGTGGCCCTGGGAACCTCAGTTGAAATTGGTGACCTGCTGACCTAGAACCCCCAGGTGGCACCATTTGGCCAATGGTCTGAACTCTCATTATGCACCAGAATCTCCTAGGAGGTTTTAAGAATTTAGACAGATGGGGGCCCTGGAGTGGAACCCTGGGTGGGCAAGGGCCCCCCGCCTGAAGCCCACTGAGCTCCAGCTGGGGTACATTGCAGAGCGGTTGCCCATCAACCGACGGGACCTGGACCCCAATGCTGGGCGCTTTGTCCGTTACCAGTTCACGCCTGCCTTCCTCCGCCTGAGGCAGGTGGGAGCCACGTGAGTCACCGGGCTGGGGtgagggctgggggtgaggagagggagggggtgaACCCTTCCTGAGTTCCTACTGAGCCTCTCCTAGGGGTGGGGTCCTGAGCCCACTGCTGGGTGGCTTGCCTCAAGGCCAGACTCAGGCCGCCCCCTTCCCTTTGCTCAGGGTGGAGTTCACAGTGGGAGACAAGCCTGTCAACAACTTCCGCATGATCGAGAGGCACTACTTCCGCAACCAGCTACTCAAAAGCTTTGACTTCCACTTCGGCTTCTGCATTCCCAGCAGCAAGAACACCTGCGAGCACATCTACGACTTCCCCCCGCTCTCTGAGGAGCTGAGTGCGTGGGCAGGGCTTATGGAGGCCGGGAAGGGGCCCCTGTAGAGGCCAGGCCGGGGGACGGAGGGATGCCTGTGGGGCTGACCCTCTTTCTTACCACCCTGGGTCTCTTTTGTGTCTAGCACCATTCCCATGTCACGTATAGGGGAACAGGCTCAAAGAGGCTGGGGAACTCTCTGAAGTTGTTTAGCTGTCCTTGTCCCCCAGTCCTGAAGCCCCAGCCTCCTGACCTTAGCCCGGCCTGGCTGGGCCTCTCTTGCAGTCAGCGAGATGATCCGTCACCCGTACGAAACACAGTCTGACAGCTTCTACTTCGTGGATGATCGGCTGGTGATGCACAATAAAGCAGACTATTCCTACAGCGGGACCCCCTGACCCCCAaaaccaccccctgccccaggaggCTCTGGTCCTGGGCCCTGAGCTGTGACCTCCCCAGCACTCACCTCTCAACCCCTGGGCTTCTGCTTGGGGGTTGCTCCAGGAGCCCCGGCCACAGAGTCAGCGTTGGGAGGAAGGGTGCGTGGTATCCCCAGTCCAAGCCCGTGAAGCCCAGGGGGCCTGGCACgtagggtgggtggtgggggcgCTGTATGCCTCCATGTCCAAGAAGGCCTGTGACAGGAGTAGCCAGGACTTCTGGACAGCTTAGCTGGGCTCTCTCGGGCCCAAGATTCAGAATAGTGTTCCCCTATCCAGGCTGTGACTAGGTCAGGGCAGGGATCCATTCTCTGTTCCCTGCCCGCCACCTTCAGGCCATTTAGAGTTGTCAATTTACAAAGATCCATggtgccctggccccagccccctgccccagcctcccccataAGGGCCGAGACACTGCCTGAGGTGTGGGCGGGAGGGCCCGGGTTGCAGCCTGTGGTAGGAGCTGGACCAACTGTACATAGTTTTCAATaaactttctccttttctgttctcTGGTGTGGGCCGGCCTGTGTGTATATGGGCAGTGGGGGTGTATAGGCAGTCATGTGCTC
It encodes:
- the UNC119 gene encoding protein unc-119 homolog A; its protein translation is MKVKKGGGGAGTGAEPAPGASGPSLEPTPEPQAESESGSESEPEAGPGPRSGPLQRKQPIGPEDVLGLQRITGDYLCSPEENIYKIDFVRFKIRDMDSGTVLFEIKKPPASERLPINRRDLDPNAGRFVRYQFTPAFLRLRQVGATVEFTVGDKPVNNFRMIERHYFRNQLLKSFDFHFGFCIPSSKNTCEHIYDFPPLSEELISEMIRHPYETQSDSFYFVDDRLVMHNKADYSYSGTP